ATCTTGCGCAGGGCGATCAGCATCTGCCCGATCTGCTCGATCAGGCGCAGGATGTAGTCGCGCCGGTCCACGGATCGCCGCCCTTCAGATCAGTTGCTGCAGCACCAGCGTGAGCCGGAGCAGGAAATCATGCACCGGTTCGAGCAGCAGGCCCAGTCCGGCCCAGAGTGGGGCATACTCGAGCCGCACCAGGCCCTGGATGTGCCAGTGCGCGCGATCCGTATAGTCCCAGGGGCAGACGCCGATCAGCCGGCGGAGCAGCCAGCCGGTCGCGTATTCTAGGCTCATGAACCCGACGGCGTAGACCGGTGCCCGCAAGGCCCACGGCCAGGGGCGGAGCAGGTCGTGCATGGGCTCATAGACCGGGGCAATCAATCCGTAGATGGGCAGCATCCAGAGGTAGGTCGTTCCCTGGAGCCTCCAGCGCTCCCGGGGCGAGGCCACGGGGTGCGTCAACGCCGTCCAGACGATCTCGACGCACCAGCCCAGGACCCCGTAGAGAAAAAAGCGGATCAGCACGCGAGGGTCTAGAGGAGGGTCAGGGCAGCTTGAGGGCACGCGGCTGCTGCCTGGCCGGCGGCCTCCAGTGCCGGTGCTCGATGTGCGCGGGGACCGGCGGGCGCTCCGCCTCCCGCGCCATAACCCGCTCCGCCAGCCACTGGAACCACTCGAAGTAGGTCTCGCGACCCACCTCCTGCCTCGACTGCTTCACCACCGGCTCGAAGCTGCGCCACGCGGTGACGATCAGCCCGCTGAAGAAATCTTCCACCAGCTCGATGTCCACCTCGCCCCGGTAGACCAGCACGCCCAGGCTCTCAAACGTGCTCATGAGCAGCCACATGCCCTCCCGCTGCTCCTTGGGCGTGGCCGCGGCCTCGGGCTCGCCGTCGGGGAGCGCGAGGCAGCAGAAGGCCGCCCTCACGAACTCCGGACTCTGGTACGACTGCACCAGGGCCAGTGCCGCGTCGCGCCGGCGCCGCGCCCGGAACTGCTGGATCTGCGCGACGGCGAAGGCGAGGCCGGCGACCAGCGCGGCGGTGGAGATCAGATTCAGTGCCGTGGCTAGATTCATCGCGGACTCTACTTACCTCTTCAAAACCATCATTCGAGTGTTGAGTTGAGACCACCCGCAAGTTGCCCGTCTTGAGCCCATCGCCGTCGGCGGCCGACTGCGGCCGGTCAGACATCACC
This sequence is a window from Gemmatimonadota bacterium. Protein-coding genes within it:
- a CDS encoding DUF4760 domain-containing protein, with the translated sequence MNLATALNLISTAALVAGLAFAVAQIQQFRARRRRDAALALVQSYQSPEFVRAAFCCLALPDGEPEAAATPKEQREGMWLLMSTFESLGVLVYRGEVDIELVEDFFSGLIVTAWRSFEPVVKQSRQEVGRETYFEWFQWLAERVMAREAERPPVPAHIEHRHWRPPARQQPRALKLP